A genomic segment from Tuwongella immobilis encodes:
- a CDS encoding DUF5675 family protein — MRATIRWFLSLGVGTVILAWAALAAEPEPFNVLIQREKIEGKLITGSISVNGEKIGTCYENLDKKIPAGTFPGKIRTTSMRNHAQGPGGVMGNSGDFLLEITNVVEADGRKRTDILLHLGNKPEHSLGCVLLGPPSRRDPKTKLALLDEGHPLRVLRKKYFGSETPKVPVNRPITVTVNDPPK, encoded by the coding sequence ATGCGCGCAACCATTCGCTGGTTTTTGAGTTTGGGCGTAGGCACCGTGATTCTCGCCTGGGCCGCCCTCGCCGCCGAGCCGGAGCCGTTCAACGTCCTCATTCAACGCGAAAAGATCGAAGGCAAGCTCATCACCGGCAGCATTTCGGTCAACGGCGAGAAGATTGGCACCTGCTACGAAAATCTCGACAAGAAAATCCCCGCGGGCACCTTCCCCGGCAAAATTCGCACCACGTCGATGCGCAACCATGCTCAAGGACCAGGCGGCGTGATGGGCAACTCCGGCGACTTCTTGCTGGAAATCACCAACGTCGTTGAAGCCGATGGCCGCAAACGCACCGATATTCTGCTGCACCTGGGGAACAAGCCCGAACATTCGCTTGGCTGTGTGCTGCTCGGTCCGCCCAGCCGACGCGATCCGAAAACCAAACTCGCACTCCTGGATGAAGGCCACCCCCTTCGCGTGTTGCGCAAAAAATACTTCGGCAGCGAAACGCCCAAGGTGCCGGTCAATCGTCCCATCACGGTGACGGTCAACGATCCACCAAAATAA
- a CDS encoding YqjF family protein, with product MHPALSQLDHRPWPLPAKPWTWRQRWSHLLFAHWPVPAAVLQPLVPEPLVIQEFAGTSWVGIVPFEMSGVTRWPFPPMPGLSAFPELNLRLYVEYHGKPGVWFLSLDAANAIAVWAARTFFHLPYVHAKMSTQREGEWFHYHSQRYRIDPPLSQPVTVTARYRPIGPVRRAQPHTLEHFLLERYCLFARSPRGRWYCGEIHHHPWPVQSAEAELDAAQLAAASGIQLDGPPPQLHYCSGVEVAVWDLQRITEAPSGQ from the coding sequence ATGCACCCCGCCTTATCGCAACTGGATCATCGCCCCTGGCCGCTCCCCGCAAAACCGTGGACTTGGCGGCAACGGTGGAGTCATCTGCTGTTTGCGCATTGGCCCGTTCCGGCGGCAGTCTTGCAGCCGTTGGTGCCGGAACCACTGGTGATTCAAGAGTTTGCGGGGACATCATGGGTGGGAATCGTCCCATTTGAAATGAGCGGCGTCACCCGCTGGCCATTTCCGCCCATGCCGGGACTGTCGGCATTTCCAGAATTGAATCTGCGCTTGTATGTCGAATATCACGGCAAACCCGGCGTCTGGTTCCTCAGCCTGGACGCCGCCAATGCCATCGCGGTGTGGGCCGCCCGCACATTTTTCCATCTCCCGTATGTGCATGCCAAGATGAGCACGCAGCGCGAGGGGGAGTGGTTCCACTATCATTCGCAGCGGTATCGGATTGATCCTCCCTTGTCCCAGCCGGTGACCGTGACGGCCCGGTATCGCCCGATTGGGCCCGTTCGCCGAGCGCAACCGCATACCCTGGAACACTTTCTGCTGGAACGCTACTGCTTATTTGCGCGATCGCCCCGAGGCCGCTGGTACTGTGGGGAGATCCACCACCACCCCTGGCCGGTGCAATCCGCCGAAGCCGAGTTGGACGCCGCCCAACTCGCCGCCGCTAGCGGAATCCAACTCGACGGCCCGCCCCCGCAGTTGCATTATTGCTCGGGTGTGGAGGTCGCCGTGTGGGACTTGCAGCGAATTACCGAAGCCCCATCCGGGCAATGA